A DNA window from Helianthus annuus cultivar XRQ/B chromosome 15, HanXRQr2.0-SUNRISE, whole genome shotgun sequence contains the following coding sequences:
- the LOC118487543 gene encoding uncharacterized protein LOC118487543 — translation MANKSNLSACFNVLTQKGLDWYVESYAIPKSLNPVLPKKNTPIYPFVPGKIGIYTRFFDYCNCRLPLTKFLVEVLLFHEVHLTQVNPFGLAKISHFELACRSLGSEPDLDVFRAFYKLNRSGNWYTFEVRDKNSCCYTWITTSLKDWKDRFFLVDDRCVPEFMVWRIKKSKLPPPLPEDFSYNKKLYADLIKEAGRIQKYPEHILVMGWISTMWSEPEWYPTLRWNKEDIAYCLSSCAVMGLKEALRLKSFDSKELDVRATKTPKGETPYLQLVQQNLYPIRAPEAPGDQGGSGSVPTASPVAQIHATVAADDAGGREAGSSMTKGSGSKIIIEDEGVHLSVEDTEVHASGEKGGNDQNEGEDIGGDGENGDEQPQIVLKRKRAAPTKSDPKARQPKKTKADFKVVTLDDDDHVTAFSTAGGVLENLDAHLHEGRTPRDHLLQTPLSLLSFGEGGAKVVTDLRTSDPKKAVPSPSGKFTTGVASNVSRPSSSPFDGGDSASSSPLWYDTEAVFLSRELGSGGFEGADAANALEKYVPEWSLANKDRIVDALSAKMSLFHLGTPAEHSYYRKMSGPELGNTLMLNQAQSNSLVVETYKRWVESESLCHKLKREIASLKGEGDVRSKTKQELVSLRSQIDRLKGQVSEAKEVTKSSQASAAAAYEARDKALQDLEALKLKFADLEKKLSNVEMKHAAELKEMRTSHDQLLADYHRLVDAKDEVERARDREIESHKTTIDEARGMLIRCERDMIEAYSELSELKLTKQWFLTDGVAWVVKLVHQSPELEKVVADLVNSVNAVGANEGIKQGFKAAQELVGSAEEVPGYDAGAQSALEAAVKAFDELKISVLDKVSDLIGEPLSVIQQRSELPIVGDDDNIAQV, via the exons ATGGCAAATAAGAGCAATCTTTCTGCTTGCTTTAACGTCTTGACTCAAAAAGGGTTAGACTGGTATGTGGAGAGTTATGCGATTCCTAAATCGCTAAACCCTGTACTTCCGAAAAAGAATACACCTATCTATCCTTTCGTTCCAGGGAAGATTGGGATTTATACTCGTTTTTTCGATTACTGTAACTGTCGTCTGCCCCTGACGAAATTCCTGGTTGAGGTTTTACTTTTTCACGAAGTACACTTGACTCAGGTGAATCCTTTTGGCCTTGCCAAGATTAGTCACTTCGAGTTGGCTTGTCGTAGCTTAGGATCCGAGCCGGATTTGGATGTGTTCCGGGCCTTCTATAAGTTGAATCGATCCGGAAATTGGTATACCTTTGAGGTTAGGGATAAGAATTCATGCTGCTATACATGGATCACCACGAGCTTAAAGGACTGGAAAGACCGCTTTTTTCTAGTTGACGACCGATGCGTTCCGGAGTTCATGGTGTGGAGGATAAAAAAGTCGAAACTACCGCCTCCTCTTCCGGAGGATTTCTCGTATAACAAGAAGTTGTACGCCGATCTGATAAAAGAGGCCGGACGTATACAGAAATATCCGGAACACATCCTCGTCATGGGTTGGATTAGCACGATGTGGTCTGAACCGGAGTGGTATCCTACCCTTCGGTGGAACAAAGAGG ATATTGCTTATTGTTTGTCTTCTTGTGCAGTTATGGGTTTGAAGGAGGCGCTTAGATTGAAGTCCTTCGATTCGAAAGAGTTGGATGTTCGTGCTACCAAGACTCCGAAGGGTGAGACCCCGTACTTGCAACTTGTGCAACAGAATCTTTACCCGATTCGTGCGCCAGAGGCTCCTGGTGATCAAGGTGGTTCGGGTTCGGTCCCTACCGCGTCACCTGTTGCTCAAATTCATGCGACGGTTGCGGCGGATGATGCTGGGGGTCGGGAAGCTGGTTCGTCGATGACGAAAGGTTCTGGCTCTAAAATTATTATTGAGGATGAGGGGGTCCATCTTTCTGTTGAAGACACCGAGGTACATGCTAGTGGTGAGAAAGGAGGAAACGATCAGAACGAGGGTGAAGACATCGGAGGGGATGGTGAAAATGGAGATGAACAGCCTCAgattgttttgaaaagaaaacggGCTGCTCCCACCAAATCTGACCCGAAGGCCAGGCAGCCGAAAAAGACGAAGGCCGACTTTAAAGTGGTTACACTTGATGACGACGATCATGTTACTGCGTTTTCTACTGCTGGAGGTGTACTAGAGAATTTGGACGCTCATCTCCACGAGGGCCGCACCCCACGGGATCATCTTCTGCAAACTCCTTTGAGTCTGTTGTCCTTCGGTGAGGGTGGTGCCAAGGTTGTTACGGATTTACGCACCTCCGATCCAAAGAAAGCCGTGCCTTCTCCTTCGGGTAAGTTTACTACGGGAGTTGCATCCAACGTGTCTAGGCCGAGCTCTTCGCCGTTTGATGGTGGGGACAGTGCTTCTTCCTCCCCTCTGTGGTATGACACTGAGGCTGTGTTCTTGTCTCGAGAATTAGGTTCTGGTGGTTTTGAGGGCGCGGATGCAGCTAATGCTTTGGAGAAGTACGTACCGGAGTGGTCGTTGGCGAATAAAGATAGGATTGTGGATGCCCTCTCGGCCAAGATGTCTTTGTTCCACCTGGGAACTCCTGCGGAGCATTCTTATTACCGCAAGATGAGTGGGCCGGAACTTGGGAATACCTTGATGCTGAATCAAGCTCAATCAAACTCCCTAGTGGTAGAGACGTACAAGCGTTGGGTTGAGTCGGAGTCGTTGTGTCACAAGCTTAAACGTGAGATTGCCAGCTTGAAGGGTGAGGGCGATGTTCGATCCAAAACGAAACAGGAACTGGTGTCCCTGCGATCTCAAATCGATCGACTGAAAGGGCAGGTGTCGGAAGCTAAAGAAGTTACTAAGTCCTCTCAAGCTTCGGCCGCGGCGGCCTATGAAGCTCGTGACAAGGCTCTTCAGGATTTAGAGGCCCTTAAGTTGAAGTTTGCTGATTTGGAGAAAAAATTGTCCAACGTAGAGATGAAGCATGCCGCCGAACTGAAGGAGATGCGGACATCACATGATCAACTTTTGGCTGATTATCATCGCTTGGTCGATG CTAAAGACGAAGTTGAGAGAGCTCGCGACAGGGAGATCGAGTCGCACAAGACAACGATTGATGAAGCAAGAGGGATGTTGATCCGGTGCGAGCGTGATATGATTGAAGCATATTCGGAACTGTCGGAGCTGAAACTTACCAAGCAGTGGTTCTTGACAGATGGGGTCGCATGGGTTGTCAAGTTGGTGCATCAGAGCCCCGAATTGGAGAAGGTGGTTGCTGATTTGGTCAACAGCGTTAACGCGGTTGGGGCGAACGAAGGGATAAAACAAGGTTTCAAAGCCGCGCAGGAACTGGTTGGTTCGGCGGAAGAGGTTCCGGGCTACGATGCCGGAGCTCAGAGTGCCTTGGAAGCTGCGGTGAAAGCTTTTGACGAACTCAAAATCTCTGTTCTCGACAAAGTATCCGATTTGATAGGCGAGCCTCTATCGGTTATTCAACAGAGAAGCGAACTTCCCATTGTTGGGGATGATGATAATATAGCTcaagtttaa